A region of Ochotona princeps isolate mOchPri1 chromosome 2, mOchPri1.hap1, whole genome shotgun sequence DNA encodes the following proteins:
- the TACSTD2 gene encoding tumor-associated calcium signal transducer 2: MAGGLGLLLQLLLLLAAVTDPAAALGNCTCPTNKMTVCGPDGPGGRCQCRALGSNTVVDCSTLTSKCLLLKARMSNTKSGRGLVRPSEHAIVDNDGLYDPDCDQEGRFKARQCNQTSVCWCVNSVGVRRTDKGDQNLRCDELVRTHHILIDLRHRPAARAFNHSELDAALRRLFRERYRLQPRFVEAVHYEEPTIQIELQQNASQKAPGDVDIADAAYYFERDIKGESLFAGSGDMAVQVRGEPLHVERTLIYYLDEQPPQFSMKRLTSGLIAVIVVVVLAVIAGLVVLVVSNRRKSGKYRKVEIKEMGELRNEPNL; this comes from the coding sequence ATGGCCGGGGGTCTgggcctgctgctgcagctgctgctgctcttggcgGCGGTGACGGACCCCGCGGCCGCGCTGGGCAACTGCACGTGCCCCACCAACAAGATGACCGTGTGCGGCCCGGATGGCCCTGGCGGCCGCTGCCAGTGCCGCGCGCTCGGCTCGAACACCGTGGTGGACTGCTCCACGCTGACCTCCAAGTGCCTGCTGCTCAAGGCGCGTATGAGTAATACCAAGAGCGGCCGCGGGCTAGTCCGGCCGAGCGAGCACGCGATCGTGGACAACGACGGCCTCTACGACCCCGACTGCGACCAAGAAGGTCGCTTCAAGGCGCGCCAGTGCAACCAGACCTCGGTGTGCTGGTGCGTGAACTCGGTGGGCGTGCGCCGCACCGACAAGGGCGACCAGAACCTGCGCTGCGACGAGCTGGTGCGCACGCACCACATCCTCATCGACCTGCGCCACCGGCCGGCTGCGCGCGCCTTCAACCACTCGGAGCTGGACGCCGCGCTGCGCCGCCTCTTCCGCGAGCGCTACCGGCTGCAGCCCCGCTTCGTGGAGGCGGTGCACTACGAGGAGCCCACCATCCAGATCGAGCTGCAACAGAACGCTTCGCAGAAGGCCCCCGGCGACGTGGACATCGCCGACGCCGCCTACTACTTCGAGAGGGACATCAAGGGCGAGTCGCTCTTCGCTGGCAGCGGTGACATGGCCGTACAGGTGCGCGGTGAGCCCCTGCACGTGGAGCGCACGCTCATCTACTACCTGGACGAGCAGCCGCCCCAGTTCTCCATGAAGCGCCTCACCTCCGGTCTCATCGCCGTCAtcgtggtggtggtgctggccgTCATCGCCGGCCTGGTGGTCCTGGTGGTCAGCAACCGCAGGAAGTCGGGGAAGTACAGGAAGGTGGAGATCAAGGAGATGGGGGAGTTGAGAAATGAGCCAAATCTGTAG